One stretch of Caldinitratiruptor microaerophilus DNA includes these proteins:
- a CDS encoding Mini-ribonuclease 3 gives MTATRPELLPALTLAYVGDAVHDLYVREWLVRQGGAQPAGRLHRAATAYVRAGAQAAALRALLPELSPVEADIVRRGRNARPAHAPRGADAAEYQAATAFEALVGYLYLSGQRERLRAVLARAVAHAGEGQPAR, from the coding sequence ATGACGGCGACCCGGCCCGAGCTGCTACCTGCCCTCACACTGGCCTACGTGGGCGACGCCGTCCACGACCTGTATGTCCGGGAGTGGCTGGTGCGGCAGGGCGGCGCGCAGCCGGCGGGGCGGCTGCACCGCGCCGCCACGGCCTACGTGCGGGCCGGGGCCCAGGCCGCCGCCCTGCGGGCGCTCCTGCCGGAGCTGAGCCCCGTCGAGGCCGACATCGTGCGGCGGGGCCGCAACGCCCGGCCCGCCCACGCCCCGCGCGGGGCGGACGCCGCGGAGTACCAGGCGGCCACGGCCTTCGAGGCCCTTGTGGGGTACCTGTACCTGAGCGGGCAGCGTGAGCGGCTGCGGGCCGTGCTCGCCCGGGCCGTCGCGCACGCCGGCGAGGGCCAGCCGGCCCGGTGA
- the ispF gene encoding 2-C-methyl-D-erythritol 2,4-cyclodiphosphate synthase, translated as MRIGIGYDIHRLVPGRRLVLGGVEIPWRLGLEGHSDADALTHAVIDAVLGAAGLGDIGQLFPDTDPAFAGADSVALLERVVALVRERGWRVGNVDATVLCERPRIAPHREAMRRRLAAALGVAPEDVGIKATTNEGLGAIGAGEGIACYAVALLVRDSP; from the coding sequence GTGCGGATCGGGATCGGTTACGACATCCACCGGCTGGTGCCCGGGCGGCGGCTCGTGCTGGGCGGTGTGGAGATCCCCTGGCGGCTGGGCCTGGAGGGCCATTCGGACGCCGACGCCCTCACCCACGCGGTGATCGACGCGGTCCTGGGCGCGGCCGGGCTGGGGGACATCGGCCAGCTGTTTCCGGACACCGACCCGGCCTTCGCCGGGGCAGACAGCGTGGCGCTCCTGGAGCGGGTGGTCGCGCTCGTCCGGGAGCGGGGGTGGCGGGTCGGCAACGTGGACGCCACGGTCCTGTGCGAGCGCCCGCGCATCGCCCCGCACCGCGAGGCGATGCGCCGGCGCCTGGCCGCCGCCCTGGGGGTTGCGCCGGAGGACGTCGGCATCAAGGCCACCACCAACGAGGGCCTGGGGGCGATCGGGGCAGGGGAGGGCATCGCCTGCTACGCCGTGGCCCTGCTCGTTCGAGATTCTCCTTGA
- a CDS encoding FAD-dependent thymidylate synthase has translation MSRYSPEEAALLSRYVSNLDRNVYAIWGLPEEVIAVVFARVSRSPASFRDNLLSLIRDRELALASPDGEGPPPEARFDLEKARRFHERVVIGYGHSSVAELAVAHVGIERISRLASARLELANPFLSFVEYSQRYQRPARGGYVVPPELEERPDLRGAFEQLQDETYRAYEELQAGLVDYLRGVIGPREGEGEKAWRSRLEKIAFEDARYALTLAVHTNLGLTGNGRALRDAIVRLLSDPYPECRRLAAAMREEVSAVLPVLLRHAEESPYQTQTRLAFEAELGDLGSWAPRGAEATRSSASGAAGPRAAVLLDWTGRDGTAPEAGPARDAAPAGDSIPPDEVRALRTLLEGALTTHSRLGGEALRRHVADLPADRLVRLARVLVDRLGPHDHPHDAFHRVAYEVEFCVSEACWHQLLRHSRKVDFAPAEPRPDDGWVVPPNVRAAGLEGVLARAVEASEALYRRLLADAPLAAPYVLTGAHRRRARARFDLWELYHLVNLRGGPEAQWEIREAILDLNEQVRRVHPHLAPTRRRA, from the coding sequence TTGTCCCGCTACAGCCCGGAGGAAGCGGCGCTGCTGTCGCGATACGTCAGCAACCTCGACCGGAACGTTTACGCCATCTGGGGGCTGCCCGAAGAGGTCATCGCCGTGGTGTTCGCCCGGGTGAGCCGGTCGCCGGCGAGCTTCCGCGACAACCTCCTCTCCCTCATCCGGGACCGGGAACTGGCGCTGGCGTCGCCGGACGGGGAAGGCCCGCCCCCGGAGGCCCGCTTCGACCTCGAGAAGGCCCGCCGGTTCCACGAGCGGGTGGTGATCGGCTACGGGCATTCGAGCGTGGCCGAACTGGCGGTGGCCCACGTGGGCATCGAGCGGATCTCCCGCCTGGCGTCGGCGCGCCTGGAACTGGCCAACCCGTTCCTTTCCTTCGTTGAATACTCACAGCGCTACCAGCGCCCCGCACGCGGGGGGTACGTGGTGCCGCCCGAGCTCGAGGAGCGGCCCGACCTGCGCGGTGCCTTCGAGCAGCTGCAGGACGAGACGTACCGCGCGTACGAGGAGCTGCAGGCGGGGCTGGTCGACTACCTGCGCGGGGTGATCGGGCCGCGGGAAGGGGAGGGCGAGAAGGCCTGGCGGTCCCGCCTCGAGAAGATCGCCTTCGAGGACGCCCGCTACGCCCTCACCCTCGCCGTCCACACGAACCTGGGGCTCACCGGCAACGGGCGGGCCCTCAGGGACGCCATCGTCCGGCTCCTCTCGGACCCCTACCCGGAGTGCCGCCGCCTGGCCGCCGCCATGCGGGAGGAGGTGTCCGCCGTCCTCCCGGTTCTCCTGCGCCACGCCGAGGAGAGCCCGTACCAGACGCAGACCCGGCTGGCGTTCGAGGCGGAGCTGGGCGACCTGGGCTCCTGGGCGCCGCGGGGTGCGGAGGCGACCCGCTCCTCCGCCTCCGGGGCGGCCGGCCCGCGGGCGGCGGTCCTGCTCGACTGGACGGGCCGGGACGGCACGGCGCCGGAGGCCGGACCGGCCCGCGACGCCGCACCCGCCGGGGACTCCATCCCGCCGGACGAGGTGCGGGCCCTCCGGACCCTCCTCGAGGGCGCTCTCACCACCCACAGCCGGCTGGGCGGCGAGGCGCTGCGCCGCCACGTCGCCGATCTCCCCGCAGACCGCCTCGTCCGCCTCGCCCGCGTGCTCGTCGACCGCCTGGGCCCCCACGACCACCCGCACGATGCCTTCCACCGCGTCGCCTACGAGGTGGAGTTCTGCGTCTCCGAAGCGTGCTGGCACCAGCTCCTGCGCCACAGCCGGAAGGTCGACTTCGCCCCGGCGGAGCCGCGCCCGGACGACGGGTGGGTGGTGCCCCCGAACGTCCGCGCCGCAGGGCTCGAGGGGGTGCTGGCCCGGGCGGTGGAGGCCAGCGAGGCGCTGTACCGGCGCCTCCTCGCCGACGCCCCCCTCGCCGCGCCCTACGTCCTCACGGGCGCGCACCGCCGGCGCGCCCGGGCGCGGTTCGACCTCTGGGAGCTGTACCACCTCGTCAACCTGCGCGGCGGCCCGGAGGCGCAGTGGGAGATCCGGGAGGCCATCCTCGACCTGAACGAGCAGGTCCGGCGCGTGCACCCGCACCTCGCACCGACCCGGCGGCGGGCGTAG
- the cysS gene encoding cysteine--tRNA ligase — translation MPVRLLNDLTRQEEELVPQEPGRVTFYNCGPTVYNLFHIGNARTFLVFDALRRYLRYRGYTVTYVQNFTDVDDKIIRRAAELGVPERELADQMIQEYFRDADALGIERADFHPRVTDHIPEIVEHIAALVEKGYAYEIPGDGVYYRVTRKPDYGKLSHRSLDELQAGARVEVDPRKEHPMDFALWKAQKEGEIAWDSPWGKGRPGWHIECSVMARHYLGDTLDIHSGGEDLIFPHHENEIAQSEPVTGKPFARIWLHTAFLNIGGEKMSKSRGNFFWVRDVLRQYDGEAVRFFLLSAHYRNPLDWRDDLVEAARAGLERLYNAARALRHLAQAASREELTDAERTLLADLRRHRDRFVEALDADFNTAVAQAVLFDLARDTNTRVQPGASRALARGALDLLLELGGVLGLFGRFRQEAAEDGGLDAEIERLIALRQEARKARNFAEADRIRDELRARGILLEDTPAGVRWRRA, via the coding sequence GTGCCCGTACGGCTGCTCAATGACCTCACCCGGCAGGAAGAGGAGCTGGTCCCGCAAGAGCCGGGCCGCGTGACCTTCTACAACTGCGGCCCGACGGTCTACAACCTGTTCCACATCGGCAACGCCCGGACGTTCCTCGTCTTCGACGCCCTGCGGCGGTACCTCCGCTACCGGGGCTACACGGTGACGTACGTCCAGAACTTCACGGACGTCGACGACAAGATCATCCGCCGGGCGGCGGAGCTCGGCGTGCCGGAGCGGGAGCTCGCCGACCAGATGATCCAGGAGTACTTCCGCGACGCGGACGCCCTGGGCATCGAGCGGGCGGACTTCCATCCCCGGGTCACGGACCACATCCCGGAGATCGTCGAGCACATCGCCGCCCTCGTGGAGAAGGGCTACGCGTACGAGATCCCCGGCGACGGGGTGTACTACCGGGTCACCCGCAAGCCGGACTACGGCAAGCTCTCCCACCGCTCCCTGGACGAGCTGCAGGCCGGGGCCCGGGTGGAGGTCGACCCCCGGAAGGAGCACCCGATGGACTTCGCCCTCTGGAAGGCGCAGAAGGAGGGCGAGATCGCCTGGGACTCGCCCTGGGGAAAGGGCCGGCCCGGCTGGCACATCGAGTGCTCGGTCATGGCCCGCCACTACCTGGGGGACACGCTCGACATCCACTCCGGCGGGGAGGACCTCATCTTCCCCCACCACGAGAACGAGATCGCGCAGTCGGAGCCGGTGACGGGCAAGCCCTTCGCCCGGATCTGGCTCCACACCGCGTTCCTGAACATCGGCGGCGAGAAGATGTCCAAGTCCAGGGGGAACTTCTTCTGGGTCCGGGACGTGCTCCGGCAGTACGACGGGGAAGCCGTCCGCTTCTTCCTGCTCTCCGCGCACTACCGCAACCCCCTGGACTGGCGCGATGACCTGGTCGAGGCCGCCAGGGCCGGCCTCGAGCGGCTCTACAACGCCGCCCGGGCCCTGCGCCACCTGGCCCAGGCGGCCAGCCGGGAGGAGCTCACCGACGCCGAGCGGACCCTCCTGGCCGATCTCCGCCGTCACCGCGACCGGTTCGTCGAGGCGCTCGACGCCGACTTCAACACGGCCGTGGCGCAGGCCGTGCTCTTCGACCTGGCGCGGGACACGAACACCCGGGTGCAGCCGGGTGCCAGCCGGGCGCTGGCGCGGGGGGCACTCGACCTGCTGCTCGAGCTGGGCGGCGTGCTCGGGCTCTTCGGCCGCTTCCGCCAGGAGGCAGCGGAGGACGGCGGGCTCGACGCCGAGATCGAGCGCCTCATCGCCCTCCGCCAGGAGGCCCGCAAGGCCCGTAACTTCGCCGAGGCCGACCGGATCCGGGACGAGCTCCGGGCCCGCGGCATCCTCCTCGAGGACACCCCGGCCGGGGTCCGGTGGCGCCGCGCATGA
- the ispD gene encoding 2-C-methyl-D-erythritol 4-phosphate cytidylyltransferase: MTIPLGPAGLAVGVTAIVAAGGRGTRVGGPVPKQFLDLAGRPVLVRSLEVLAADPRVDELVVAAPPGWVDRVWELARQYGIPKLTRVVEGGETRQESVGRAFGAVSSRPRVVAIHDAARPLLPPALLAGLLEAAGRYPAVIAAVPVRDTVKEAAPGDPPRVARTLARERLWAAQTPQVFHAHVLEAALARAREDGFTGTDEAALVERLGEPVVLYPGSAENLKLTTPEDFALAGALLARRHAAAAPPAPA, from the coding sequence GTGACCATCCCTCTGGGTCCGGCCGGACTGGCGGTCGGAGTGACGGCGATCGTGGCGGCCGGCGGTCGGGGGACCCGGGTCGGAGGGCCCGTCCCCAAGCAGTTCCTGGACCTGGCCGGCCGGCCCGTGCTGGTCCGCAGTCTGGAGGTGCTGGCCGCCGACCCCCGGGTGGACGAGCTGGTGGTGGCCGCCCCGCCGGGGTGGGTCGACCGGGTGTGGGAGCTCGCCCGGCAGTACGGCATCCCCAAGCTCACCCGGGTGGTGGAGGGCGGGGAGACGCGGCAGGAGTCGGTCGGGCGGGCGTTCGGGGCGGTCTCCTCCCGCCCCCGGGTGGTGGCGATCCACGACGCCGCCCGCCCGCTCCTGCCGCCGGCACTCCTGGCGGGCCTCCTGGAGGCGGCGGGCCGTTACCCGGCGGTGATCGCCGCGGTGCCGGTGCGCGACACGGTGAAGGAGGCCGCCCCCGGCGATCCGCCGCGGGTGGCCCGGACCCTGGCCCGCGAGCGCCTGTGGGCCGCCCAGACCCCGCAGGTGTTCCACGCGCACGTCCTGGAGGCGGCGCTGGCCCGGGCCCGGGAAGACGGCTTCACCGGCACCGACGAGGCGGCCCTGGTCGAGCGCCTGGGCGAGCCCGTCGTGCTGTACCCGGGCTCGGCGGAGAACCTCAAGCTCACGACGCCCGAGGACTTCGCCCTGGCCGGGGCGCTCCTGGCCCGCCGGCACGCGGCGGCCGCGCCGCCGGCGCCGGCATGA
- the rlmB gene encoding 23S rRNA (guanosine(2251)-2'-O)-methyltransferase RlmB, translated as MAEEHIAGRNPVLEALRAGRPIHRLLVARGAVEGSIRQIRALARERGVPVQEVDRARLDALAGGVRHQGVVAVAAVREYASLEDILSRARAAAEDPLLLVLDGIEDPQNLGSLLRTADAVGVHGVVIPGRRAAGLTPAVAKVAAGAVEHVPVARVTNLPRAIAELKEAGLWVCGAAPGAPTVYHEARLTGPLAVVIGGEDRGLSRLVAEACDFTVRIPMRGHLNSLNAAVAGAILLYEVRRQRDKGAS; from the coding sequence GTGGCGGAGGAGCACATCGCCGGCCGCAACCCGGTCCTGGAGGCGCTGCGGGCCGGGCGGCCGATCCACCGGCTGCTGGTCGCCCGGGGCGCCGTGGAGGGATCCATCCGCCAGATCCGGGCACTGGCCCGGGAGCGGGGCGTGCCGGTCCAGGAGGTCGACCGGGCGCGGCTCGACGCCCTCGCCGGCGGGGTCCGCCACCAGGGCGTGGTGGCGGTGGCGGCGGTCCGGGAGTACGCCTCGCTGGAGGACATCCTCTCCCGCGCCCGGGCGGCCGCGGAGGATCCGCTCTTGCTCGTCCTCGACGGCATCGAGGACCCGCAGAACCTGGGCTCGCTCCTCCGCACCGCCGACGCCGTGGGGGTCCACGGGGTGGTGATCCCCGGGCGGCGGGCCGCCGGCCTCACCCCGGCGGTGGCGAAGGTGGCCGCCGGCGCCGTGGAGCACGTCCCCGTGGCCCGGGTGACCAACCTGCCCAGGGCGATCGCCGAGCTCAAGGAGGCGGGGCTCTGGGTCTGCGGGGCCGCACCCGGCGCCCCGACCGTCTACCACGAGGCGCGGCTCACCGGGCCGCTGGCGGTGGTGATCGGCGGGGAGGACCGGGGGCTCAGCCGGCTGGTCGCCGAGGCGTGTGACTTCACCGTGCGGATTCCCATGCGCGGACACCTGAACTCGCTGAACGCGGCGGTCGCCGGTGCCATTCTCCTCTACGAGGTGCGGAGGCAGCGGGACAAGGGGGCGTCCTGA
- the cysE gene encoding serine O-acetyltransferase, which translates to MLARLKRDIQAVLDRDPAARSVLEVILCYPGLHALWLHRIAHWLWTHNLKLLARMVSNLSRWLTLIEIHPGARIGEGFFIDHGAGVVIGETAEIGDNVTLYQGVTLGGTGKEKGKRHPTIGNNVVIGTGARILGAITIGDNCKIGAGAVVLRDVPPDCTVVGNPGRIVRRSGQKVDLLDHVNLPDPVAAALDQLTKEVHRLQAKVKNLEAELALMRARGESPEEREDIPRARTAAQ; encoded by the coding sequence ATGCTCGCCCGCCTGAAGCGCGACATCCAGGCCGTGCTCGACCGGGACCCGGCGGCCCGCTCCGTGCTGGAAGTCATCCTCTGCTATCCGGGCCTGCACGCGCTGTGGCTGCACCGCATCGCGCACTGGCTCTGGACGCACAACCTGAAGCTCCTGGCCCGCATGGTGTCGAACCTCTCCCGGTGGCTCACCCTGATCGAGATCCACCCGGGCGCCAGGATCGGCGAGGGGTTCTTCATCGACCACGGGGCCGGGGTGGTCATCGGCGAGACCGCGGAGATCGGCGACAACGTGACCCTCTACCAGGGCGTCACCCTGGGCGGCACCGGCAAGGAGAAGGGAAAGCGGCACCCGACGATCGGCAATAACGTGGTGATAGGGACCGGCGCGCGCATCCTGGGCGCCATCACCATCGGCGACAACTGCAAGATCGGGGCCGGCGCCGTGGTGCTGCGCGACGTGCCGCCCGACTGCACGGTGGTCGGGAACCCGGGCCGCATCGTCCGCCGCAGCGGGCAGAAGGTCGACCTGCTGGACCACGTCAACCTGCCCGACCCGGTGGCCGCCGCGCTCGACCAGCTCACAAAGGAAGTGCACCGGCTCCAGGCGAAAGTGAAGAACCTGGAGGCGGAACTCGCCCTCATGAGGGCGCGGGGCGAGTCGCCCGAGGAGAGGGAGGATATCCCGCGTGCCCGTACGGCTGCTCAATGA
- a CDS encoding PIN/TRAM domain-containing protein — protein MFRRNLRLILTIAGIVGGLVLTAFNLEPIREIWPAAGGTLGVWGTVLTLTSGSLLGGLIGFFLFPAVTWMESRLTRTPVHDLLFGAGGLIMGLLIATLLSFTVASIPWFGSIVGVLAALVFGYLGMTLATRKRDELAGLFANWNPPGKRKGETDTRRERDGTPKGPVPKILDTSVIIDGRIADIVQTGFLEGPLVIPSFVLEELRHIADSSDVLRRNRGRRGLDILNRIQKELAVPVEVYERDLGEGEVDSKLLKLARLLGGKILTNDFNLNKVAELQGVKVLNVNELANAVKPAVLPGEEMSVTIIKEGKEPGQGVAYLDDGTMIVVDGGRRHIGDTVTVLVTSVLQTAAGRMIFARPREPQRGGGERDRERVAP, from the coding sequence GTGTTCCGGAGAAACCTGCGCCTGATCCTCACCATCGCGGGGATCGTGGGCGGGCTGGTGCTGACGGCGTTCAACCTCGAACCCATCCGGGAGATCTGGCCGGCGGCCGGCGGGACCCTCGGGGTCTGGGGCACGGTGCTGACCCTGACCTCCGGAAGCCTTCTCGGTGGACTCATCGGTTTCTTCCTCTTTCCCGCCGTGACCTGGATGGAGAGCCGGCTCACCCGGACGCCGGTCCACGATCTGCTGTTCGGCGCCGGAGGGCTCATCATGGGCCTTCTGATCGCCACGCTCCTCAGCTTCACGGTCGCCAGCATCCCGTGGTTCGGGAGCATCGTGGGGGTGCTGGCCGCCCTGGTGTTCGGCTACCTGGGCATGACCCTGGCGACCCGCAAGCGGGACGAGCTCGCCGGGCTGTTCGCCAACTGGAATCCTCCCGGCAAGCGAAAGGGGGAGACGGACACCCGGCGGGAGCGCGACGGGACCCCGAAAGGTCCTGTACCCAAGATCCTGGACACCTCGGTGATCATCGACGGGCGCATCGCCGACATCGTCCAGACGGGTTTCCTGGAGGGCCCGCTGGTGATCCCGTCCTTCGTCCTCGAGGAGCTGCGGCACATCGCCGACAGCTCCGACGTGCTCCGGCGGAACCGAGGCCGGCGGGGGCTCGACATCCTGAACCGCATCCAGAAGGAGCTGGCCGTCCCCGTCGAGGTGTACGAACGCGACCTCGGCGAGGGCGAGGTCGACTCGAAGCTTCTCAAGCTCGCCCGGCTGCTCGGGGGGAAGATCCTCACCAACGACTTCAACCTGAACAAGGTCGCCGAGCTGCAGGGGGTCAAGGTCCTCAACGTCAACGAGCTGGCCAACGCCGTCAAGCCGGCGGTCCTCCCGGGCGAGGAGATGTCGGTGACGATTATTAAGGAAGGAAAGGAGCCGGGCCAGGGCGTCGCCTACCTGGACGACGGCACCATGATCGTGGTCGACGGCGGCCGGCGCCACATCGGCGACACCGTCACGGTGCTCGTGACGAGCGTCCTGCAGACGGCGGCGGGGCGCATGATCTTCGCCCGGCCACGGGAGCCGCAACGGGGCGGCGGGGAGCGAGACCGGGAGCGGGTCGCCCCGTGA